The Tachysurus fulvidraco isolate hzauxx_2018 chromosome 10, HZAU_PFXX_2.0, whole genome shotgun sequence genome segment attattattatttacatgataGTCCtggtataataatattttttctactttttccaaaaatgtttaatgtttcagTGGAAGAATTTAGTGAATATTTCTGACAGAGATTTCAGTGAAACCTTTTCAGCACTGTGTGTCCTGACAACTTTCCATGTCAAGTTAGATAGAAGAGTAACTGATGGTCcctgatgtgtgatctgagagtTCTGCTGTAAATCAGAAGATCCTGACATGGTGATGAAGATCCAGAGATGAACATCTGCTCAGTGGTGCAGGGATGAAGTTTAAGATGATCTGAAATCCATGATGAGATCAGAGCAGAGCTCtctgagagagaagaggagaggagaaggtgAGTATCATCAGCATATGGTAGTGGTTTGTTAACACATAATGTTAGTGACAAAAACAACCTTATAACATCTTAATAATGCCAAAGATCAAATTTAAACAACTCATAACCTTTTAATGCTGTAATTTCTAGTATAAGTCTTTGGTATTTATAGAAGTCTATATTTGTGTCTACTGTGTAAATTGTTTAAATccatttcaaactttttttttcaatatataaAGTGATGGATAAATATTTGTTAAATGTTCAtaagagagaatgaatgaatggatggatggatagatagatggatggatggatggatagatagatagtgacACCTTGTGttgttcagtgtctctgtgGCCGTGAGGCGACTATTGCGTACGTCACACTGTCCAAATCTGATGTTGTGTTGTTCATAGAAGATTTTCTGGTCTTTCttttgtactgaacactggCATAATGAAGGTTTTCATCCTGTAGAGAGATTCAGATGATGAACCTGCACTTaattttttggggtttttttccctccctgaTAAAATTATTTgcactgttctgtttattacctgtttattacacacacatttattgcaGTGTTTCATGATTGTCTGGTTTCTTATTCcagaaacatttataaaatcttAATCCCAATCATCTCATTTAAGCCTGAATATTTGATTGATGATGCATCATATTAAATGAGTAAGTACAGGATTTGAACACTAGGtggagtttttgtttttctttccccttTTTTGCTCCAGAAAAtcttgtattatataaattggAAATATgtagaacataagaaataataCTGATGTAAGTCATGACCTCAACACGAGTGTATTATGTGACTGAaacaggtttgtttgtgtttgaatcTCGTCTCAGTCATTTATAGAAATCCCACTGAGCCCCTTCCCTCCATCTCAGTCTGAACTTTCACCTGCACATCAAGATCATTCTCTGTGCTCAAAATAACTGCTCCATGAAAAGGAAATAAGTGAAATGCTTCAAGAAACTTAAGATTAAGACAAATAAGATTAGTCTAACCAGaagtataaagtaaaagaacCTTTAGATTAAATACATTAGATTAAATTTACATTAGATATCTTTtcattaaagattaaaacagacaaaagatttaaaacaccTACAGAATAACCTGCTGATCTACAGGAAAAAACAATTCAAGCAACACACAATAAATCTATATCACTGGAATAATTTGGTAATGATtagattatacatttttaatttattgagaGATTTGTCCttaagaaagaggaaaagaagaaagttATTCAGaaagtcatttaaaaatataataatttgttGGTAATAAATGTTTCTTCTTTACCACAGTTTCAGTATTGAATCTACTGTGAATAACAaaggattttattcatttgattattttcatgttaCAGTGTATTTTTAATAGTAAACTTAACCACATAACACTGATCTCAATATAACTAAAGTAGATTAGTGAAGGACATGGAGAAGAGTCTGTGACGTCACAGTAAGAATGAGGAATATCTTTAAGCACACAGGTTCATTTATGCTTCATGGTAATGTAGACAGTTCTGTACTACATCAACTCTACAGGAATAGAACATCAAAGGGTTTATAACATACATCAGTCTGTAGTTACTAactccataaataaataataataaagcaggtCATGTTATATAACTGTAAaggtttatgtgtttgtttatgtgtcatatattttattctgtctttaatattaaattccattattattgtttttttatttatattttatttacaaattccACTATAGTTTTTATCTAATTACACTGTCATTTAATATGagtatgcattttatttactgccGTATGTCTACAATTAAATAACtatttgtcacattttttgacaatttttttatgtctttatatCTGAAATAATTACCCAGTATTTAGAAATTAATTCTAATCACTTACCTAGAAATTGATTCCAATACTAAAAATGTTACTGTGATAAATGCAGTAAAATTTGTTTCTGgaggaaaatgtttttgtccTCAGTATTTGACATtaatatgaatgtttttatacCTGTTCAGTGGAGCTGGTGTCGTGACTGCagcatgatgataatgatgatgataattttcctgaaagagacttctgtgttcattaatataaattagaCAATAAATTTagacacaataaatacataattaccACAAAACTTCTGTCTGATTCTTTAATGTTTAACCTAAAAGTTAAAGCACTTTTACCTTCCACCCTGCTGCAGAGCACACATGAGCAGATGATGATTATtaggacagagatggagcacacacacattatgatcATATGTATAATCCAGATGTTCTCAGTTCCTCCAGTCTGGTGTGAATCTGAATCCTCTGATGAAGAACGAGTCTCATTTCTGTTGCcacctaaaatacacacagaaccaCAGAGATATCAGTAAGTGTCCTGGAAGaacatatattaaataataatcagtattgTGCagctataattattattattgttaaatccAGGAAACGTCTCAAGTCTGATCAATAATAGATGTTTTGTTGAACTGTAATTCAACACATAAGACTAAAACGTGTAACTGTGAATTCACACGTGACTCTCTGGTTATTCAGACTTTCATGTGTTTATAAAGTGCATCATGTGAACATCAGTGACTTCATTTCACATCTAAACTGATGCTTTAAACTATAAAAACATAAGATTAGtgaaacaaaaagaacagacaattaaacaaaaagaacaaagtaTAAACTGACCAGTGATCTCTGTTTGGACTTAACTGTAAAATTAATGGACCTGCAAACTTTTATAGATAAAGTGATGACTATGACACCATACAGGAGTCTGGAGCTAGACATGCGTCCCTGGTGAAAGAGCTTCTACACAATTATTAACACATTTAGTCTTCAacctttaaaatgacaaaaagacCTACAAAATTCtagtttaatcattttaaaatcacattttatataaatccaTGTTCATGTTTACTGTCTGTTTTAATGTTGGAAAAATTCATGTTAATAATgtctaaataataattttagtaaattctttcattcattcattttctaccacttatccgaacttctcgggtcacggggagcctgtgcctatctcaggcatcgaggcaggatacaccctggacagagtgccaacccatcacagggcacacacacacactctcattcactcacacactcacacaatacggacaattttccagagatgccaatcaacctaccatgcatgtctttggaccgggggaggaaaccggagtacccggaggaaacccccgaggcacggggagaacatgcaaactacacacacacaaggtggaggcgggaatcgaacccccaaccctggaggtgtgaggcgaacgtgctaaccactaagccaccgtgcttctcaagataataatatgtaataacatgaaataaatcttaaataagtctataaataaatatgaaaaacaaagtacagtattaataaccaatgtaaataaagtgttgttACTGACCTGTAAAGTTCAGACTGATGACTTTCCCAAACTGATTGTGTTCCTTTTTTCGACCTCCACAGTAATAAAATCCCAGATCTGTGTCTCTAACTCCAATAATCACTAAACTGACTGAACTGCTGATTTCTGTTATAGCAAAGTGACTCTTATCCTCATTATAAACAACATGAAAGTGTTTGTCCACTTTTCCTTGTCTGGTTGATATAATCTGCCTCACGCCTGCTGAGTTCTTGTGATACCACGATATCTCTGAATAATTAGTGATGTTACAGAACAGAGTGAcgttttctccaggatcaacAGATAACAGATCAGCTGAAATGTTCTGAAGGAGACTCAGACTGATGACACCTGAAAGATAAACACCACATGAAGAGAGAAGATTCATCAGCACTCTGTAAACCTAACACACAGATCACAGTACATTACATGCATGGAGCCGCACTTAACATATAGACAatactgttatatttatattttatttatatttattttgtttatttaaattgtccAAAAACTCCATTTTAATTTAGCTTCCTGTTATAATTGAATGCATTATTCTCTCCAGCTAATGTGGATagcacaaaatgtaaaaaagaaagataaataataataataataataataaaacaaaaatgattaatgAACTCACCAATCATCAGCTGTAGATTAAACCCACTCAGGAACTCTGCCATGTCTAACACACATCCTCCACTGAACATGTGAACAGACACTTAGTGGAATAAAAAGTCTTCTGTTTCTGCTGTTTTCCGGTTTAACTTCTTCAGCCACGAGACTCTACATCCTGTctcctgttctgttctggtGTTCAATAAGCTTCtgaaatctcattttatattctcacatttattcttataactcattagtttattagttactTTAATCTACTGTCCTGACTGTTAGAGCTGAGATGAATAGATGAAGGATGAatagagagaataaataagtaaatttagatacataacagaaataaacagtcaGAGCCGAGTTAAAACAGGGAAATCCATTATTGAACAGTTTTCTCGGCTGTCATGAAACTCTTTGTTGGACTTACAGATCAAATCATACTCAGGTTTTACTTCAGGTGTTTGTTGGTGAATGAATGGTttctgacactgatgttgtaaCAACTGTGCAACACATGAGACAGAGACGTTTATTTCTCCCTGTCCGTGATCtttgtgattattttataatggaACTGGgtcacattaatattttatgaattaatcactttaaataattcagttcaAACTAATAGATGTAATATTTTCTCAGAAATCTTATGGCATTTTCTCTTTTACTGTAGTGTTGAATGTCCACTTGCTTAAAGATGAGTAaatgtttgtgatttttgttatttacattattaataaagatCACTGGTCTGCTTTATTAACTATACAGTCAGTACTGAGGCAGGAAGGTGGAACAGTGCAGGATTCTACAGACACCTTCACACTAACATATTAGTTTAAACAGCAGTAATGAACAAAGTCTGGTGTTTAGGAGCATTTCAGCTTCATGGTAAGTTACGATGTTGATGATCAGTAAATGATGGTGAGATTCAGCACATTACAgtgtaaacaacacacacatctctgctGCATTCAGGCAGAATTTCATCACTCATTAATCCAATAAATAAACCTGAAGTTTATAGCTGCAGATATGAGACTGTACTCGTTAGTGGAGAACACAGGATTAATAACAAGTCCAGTGTTACAGAGAGAGTAAGATTAAGAAAAGCTCTATGTTTGTACACCATAAGTGCAGTACATGCAGAAGGGTCTGATGGGGCTTTAGGTAGACAGACCTGCATGAAACCACAAAGTCAAgctcatttttcattttctatttctgTGCTGGAGGTTTAACCACAACAGAGGAAACAGCACAAGGTTGGATACAAAAACACACCCTGGGCAGTCTTTAACCTCAAAGTGTTAGTAGAAGCTTGTAGATTAAATctcctaaataaataatacattttagactcatgaacattaatttattaaatccaGACCTGCTTCTGATCCTCTGTATGTTCAGCACCATCAATAGTCCCATCTCTTGACCTCACAATTATTTCTCTTCTCCTGTGTACCTCTGTgtataatactgtgtgtgtatatgctgtAACAGCTAACACACAATCGTCCAGCTTCCCAATAAATCCCAAAAAGGCTCCCAAAACACATTGATGGCATCAAAACTGCTCCAGAACATATTGCAGTTTGTGTCATCCAGAGCGTCCACTGATTGGTCAATCCAGCATGTGACCTTCCTCTGTTTCAGCCATTGTTAATATGTTACATGAGAACAATGCCAACATAGTCTGTTTTGCCAACAATGCCAACAAAACTGCTTCTTGTAGCTGTCCTTAAACTGGATTTAGCCGTGGTCCGGTGTCCTTTCACCCAGGGTGGGGCAGGTGATGTGTTGGTAGAAGTTGGgtactgtgtgtgaggttgGCACTGAAGAAATCCCCCATCGCAATTAGTTCAGCGTCCCAATGCTGTGTTTAGTGCAAAGTGAGAGCCTTATGTAGCTCACATAAGGCAGTGTCTGTGGATTACACCTGTGGTGGAACATAAATGGCACTGATAATGACTGAAGCTGAGGTAGGTAAAAAGGGTAACATTTGATGGTCAAAAGCTCCAGGGTGTTAaccaagaagaacaagaagatgGCATGGTCCAGCACCACTAGTTTCAGCCATGTCTTGTTGAAGCAGAGGATGTTGCAGTCCTCAATGTCCTTCTGAAATTAACCCTGGTACTGAGCTCATTCAACTTGTTCTCCAGAACCTGGCCATTGGCTAGCAGGCTGCTAGGCAGGGGCCACATAGTGTGTGAGCCCTTAGCCTGTTCCTGCCATTGGTTATGGTCACAACCTTTATTC includes the following:
- the LOC113634401 gene encoding uncharacterized protein LOC113634401, with product MFSGGCVLDMAEFLSGFNLQLMIGVISLSLLQNISADLLSVDPGENVTLFCNITNYSEISWYHKNSAGVRQIISTRQGKVDKHFHVVYNEDKSHFAITEISSSVSLVIIGVRDTDLGFYYCGGRKKEHNQFGKVISLNFTGGNRNETRSSSEDSDSHQTGGTENIWIIHMIIMCVCSISVLIIIICSCVLCSRVEGKLSSSLSSCCSHDTSSTEQDENLHYASVQYKRKTRKSSMNNTTSDLDSVTYAIVASRPQRH